A single Desulfovibrio piger DNA region contains:
- a CDS encoding DUF116 domain-containing protein: protein MLRKSPYSLPASQYGGGRKRIFIGLMLASCCVACLALAFFLILPWSDYGQTLTWLPLLCMLVGGAGILALLWMCGTLVWHVYTGRYLPGVGSVRHVTIRLFFPLMELLAKVVRMERRRVRHSFIKVNNELVLADRPRVRPERLLLLLPHCIQRSACPHRLNHNVDLCRRCGQCPVGGLLRLRDRYGFHLALATGGTIARRIVVQTRPRMIIAVACERDLTSGIQDSYPLPVFGILNQRPCGPCLDTLVSLAAVEGAVRLFLGLEDSAETGNNAKNNHFISK, encoded by the coding sequence ATGCTGCGAAAGTCTCCCTATTCCCTGCCCGCCAGCCAGTACGGCGGCGGGCGCAAGCGCATCTTCATCGGCCTCATGCTGGCTTCCTGCTGTGTGGCCTGTCTGGCCCTGGCCTTCTTCCTCATCCTGCCCTGGTCGGACTACGGCCAGACCCTCACCTGGCTGCCGCTGCTGTGCATGCTGGTGGGCGGGGCGGGCATCCTGGCCCTGCTCTGGATGTGCGGCACGCTTGTCTGGCATGTCTACACGGGGCGCTATCTCCCCGGGGTGGGCAGCGTGCGCCATGTGACCATCCGCCTGTTCTTCCCGCTCATGGAGCTGCTGGCCAAGGTGGTGCGCATGGAGCGCAGGCGGGTGCGGCATTCCTTCATCAAGGTCAACAACGAGCTGGTGCTGGCCGACCGTCCGCGCGTGCGGCCGGAGCGCCTGCTCCTGCTGCTGCCGCACTGCATCCAGCGCAGCGCCTGCCCGCACCGGCTCAACCATAATGTGGACCTGTGCCGCCGTTGCGGGCAATGCCCCGTGGGCGGCCTGCTGCGGCTGAGGGACCGTTACGGCTTCCATCTGGCACTGGCCACCGGCGGTACCATCGCCCGTCGCATCGTGGTCCAGACGCGGCCCCGCATGATCATCGCCGTGGCCTGCGAACGCGACCTCACCTCCGGCATCCAGGACAGCTACCCCCTGCCGGTCTTCGGCATCCTCAACCAGCGCCCCTGCGGCCCCTGTCTGGACACGCTGGTGTCCCTTGCGGCCGTGGAGGGGGCCGTGCGCCTGTTCCTGGGGCTTGAGGACAGTGCTGAGACCGGAAATAATGCTAAAAATAATCATTTTATTTCAAAGTGA
- the aspS gene encoding aspartate--tRNA ligase: MTEQTQSLDVQQEHQKFIEDLGDWTRSHTCGQLTLDNDGQTVCLMGWVQYRRDHGGLIFVDLRDREGLTQVVFSPDIAPAAHENAHILRSEYVLAIKGVVRPRPEGMTNPNLVTGAIEVVVHEWKLLNTSKTPPFAIEDRCDAGENLRLAWRYLDLRRPRMQANLRLRHKVAQAIRRQLDDDGFLEVETPVLTKSTPEGARDFLVPSRLNPGQFYALPQSPQLFKQLLMVGGFDRYFQIVRCFRDEDLRADRQPEFTQVDIEMSFVDEEKVMTMAENLMARVFHDVMGMDIPRPFPRMKYEEAMRRYGVDKPDTRFGLELVDITDIVRGSGFKLFAQAKLVKAMKVPGGESMTRKEIDAYTEFVKIYGAMGLAWIKIKENEWQSPIAKFLSEEERAGIREALDLQVGDIVFFQAGEPAMVNAALGNLRVHLGNQLGLIPENTFNFLWVTEFPLFEYSEEEKRYVACHHPFTSPAPGHLEIMNSDPARALARAYDMVLNGNEVGGGSIRIHSAEVQRHMFQALGFTPEQAEAQFGFLIQALEHGAPPHGGLAFGLDRLVMLLSGAPSIRDVIAFPKTQKATCLMTEAPSTVSARQLRELGLRLRETDREAAKPAENAQA, from the coding sequence ATGACTGAACAGACGCAAAGCCTGGACGTGCAGCAGGAGCACCAGAAGTTCATCGAAGACCTCGGCGACTGGACCCGCAGCCACACCTGCGGCCAGCTGACCCTGGACAACGATGGACAGACGGTCTGCCTCATGGGCTGGGTGCAATACCGCCGCGACCACGGCGGCCTCATCTTCGTGGACCTGCGTGACCGTGAAGGCCTGACCCAGGTGGTTTTCAGCCCTGATATCGCTCCCGCCGCGCACGAGAACGCGCACATCCTGCGTTCCGAATACGTGCTGGCCATCAAGGGCGTGGTGCGTCCCCGTCCCGAGGGCATGACCAACCCCAACCTGGTCACCGGTGCCATCGAAGTGGTGGTGCACGAGTGGAAACTGCTCAACACCTCCAAGACCCCGCCCTTCGCCATCGAAGATCGCTGCGACGCCGGTGAGAACCTGCGCCTGGCCTGGCGTTATCTGGACCTGCGCCGTCCGCGCATGCAGGCCAACCTGCGCCTGCGCCACAAGGTGGCCCAGGCCATCCGCCGCCAGCTGGACGACGACGGCTTCCTGGAAGTGGAGACCCCGGTGCTCACCAAGTCCACGCCCGAAGGCGCCCGCGACTTCCTGGTGCCCAGCCGTCTCAACCCCGGCCAGTTCTACGCCCTGCCGCAGTCGCCCCAGCTGTTCAAGCAGCTGCTCATGGTGGGCGGTTTCGACCGCTACTTCCAGATCGTGCGCTGCTTCCGTGACGAAGACCTGCGCGCCGACCGCCAGCCCGAATTCACCCAGGTGGATATCGAGATGAGCTTCGTGGACGAGGAAAAGGTCATGACCATGGCCGAAAACCTCATGGCCCGCGTGTTCCACGACGTCATGGGCATGGACATCCCCCGTCCCTTCCCGCGCATGAAGTACGAAGAAGCCATGCGCCGCTACGGTGTGGACAAGCCCGATACCCGCTTCGGTCTGGAGCTGGTGGACATCACCGACATTGTGCGCGGTTCCGGCTTCAAGCTCTTTGCCCAGGCCAAGCTGGTCAAGGCCATGAAAGTGCCCGGCGGCGAATCCATGACCCGCAAGGAGATCGATGCCTACACCGAGTTCGTCAAGATCTACGGCGCCATGGGCCTGGCCTGGATCAAGATCAAGGAAAACGAGTGGCAGTCGCCCATCGCCAAGTTCCTGTCCGAAGAAGAACGCGCCGGCATCCGTGAGGCCCTGGACCTCCAGGTGGGCGACATCGTCTTCTTCCAGGCCGGCGAGCCCGCCATGGTCAACGCCGCCCTGGGCAACCTGCGCGTGCACCTGGGCAACCAGCTGGGCCTGATCCCCGAGAACACCTTCAACTTCCTGTGGGTGACGGAATTCCCGCTGTTCGAATACAGCGAGGAAGAAAAGCGCTATGTGGCCTGCCACCATCCCTTCACCTCGCCCGCGCCCGGTCATCTGGAGATCATGAACAGCGACCCGGCCCGCGCCCTGGCCCGTGCCTACGACATGGTGCTCAACGGCAACGAAGTGGGCGGCGGTTCCATCCGCATCCACTCCGCCGAAGTGCAGCGCCACATGTTCCAGGCCCTGGGCTTCACGCCCGAGCAGGCCGAGGCCCAGTTCGGCTTCCTCATCCAGGCCCTGGAGCACGGTGCGCCGCCGCACGGTGGTCTGGCCTTTGGTCTGGACCGTCTGGTCATGCTGCTTTCCGGCGCGCCCAGCATCCGCGACGTCATCGCCTTCCCCAAGACCCAGAAGGCCACCTGCCTGATGACCGAGGCGCCCTCCACGGTGTCCGCGCGTCAGCTGCGTGAACTGGGCCTGCGCCTGCGCGAGACCGATAGGGAAGCCGCCAAACCCGCCGAGAACGCCCAGGCCTAG
- a CDS encoding transcription antitermination factor NusB, translating to MIGTTRKAGRDTAAQVFAAEGSGHFTESRRLRQLPPAAPALALRALCLLDGAFSAGCTIQAALQQVLEDTARRQEGGLAERDRHLAAELAYGTLRMENRLAFVLGKVLRQPLKLPLPLRRLLAVAAYGLLFLDRLPAHAVLHTAVDLARQLYGSGLARVVNGSLRSVQRLGDAVQAPDFYAGPADEEMFFAEDAAAARKLRGLPLPEEELRLARFHAVPRWLVVLWQQAYGDEACRALLARSGARPWQALRVNASRPQAGALKQALLACVPADGPAPQAVGRWGVAFAPGQTPAAVQGEPLARLLEQGALSQQAAASQEVMAALGLEDWLGRGRPVWDACAGYGGKSVQLLEQGGDVRLCTDRSFSRLRQVPGHCRRLGLVLPHLALADASRPPVSRWQGGIIADVPCSGLGVLARRPDLRRRPRTALAGHAELQRAILKALAARLEPGAELAYITCTLHPLENEQAVDWLLAEDSGLERLVQWQTPHDHPWLEGMFAARLRRRG from the coding sequence ATGATAGGAACAACAAGGAAAGCAGGCCGGGATACGGCCGCTCAGGTCTTTGCCGCGGAAGGCAGCGGCCATTTTACGGAAAGCCGCCGTCTGCGGCAGCTCCCGCCCGCGGCACCGGCCCTGGCCCTGCGGGCCCTGTGCCTGCTGGACGGCGCCTTCAGTGCGGGCTGTACCATACAGGCGGCCCTGCAGCAGGTGCTGGAGGACACGGCCCGGCGGCAGGAAGGCGGCCTTGCCGAGCGTGACCGGCATCTGGCGGCGGAGCTGGCTTACGGCACCCTGCGCATGGAGAACCGTCTGGCCTTCGTGCTGGGCAAGGTGCTGCGGCAGCCGCTCAAGCTGCCCCTGCCGTTGCGGCGTCTGCTGGCGGTGGCGGCCTATGGCCTGCTGTTTCTGGATCGTCTGCCTGCCCATGCCGTCCTGCATACGGCCGTGGATCTGGCCCGGCAGCTCTACGGGTCGGGGCTGGCCAGGGTGGTCAACGGCAGCCTGCGTTCCGTGCAGCGTCTGGGCGATGCCGTCCAGGCGCCGGATTTCTATGCCGGGCCTGCGGATGAAGAGATGTTTTTTGCCGAGGATGCGGCCGCGGCCCGCAAGCTGCGCGGCCTGCCCCTGCCGGAAGAAGAGCTGCGGCTGGCCCGCTTCCATGCCGTGCCGCGCTGGCTGGTGGTCCTGTGGCAGCAGGCCTATGGTGACGAGGCCTGCCGGGCTCTGCTGGCCCGTTCCGGGGCGCGTCCCTGGCAGGCGTTGCGCGTCAATGCCTCGCGTCCGCAGGCCGGGGCCCTGAAACAGGCCTTGCTGGCCTGTGTCCCGGCGGACGGTCCCGCGCCGCAGGCCGTGGGGCGCTGGGGCGTGGCCTTCGCGCCCGGGCAGACGCCTGCCGCCGTGCAGGGCGAGCCGCTGGCCCGGCTGCTGGAGCAGGGGGCCCTTTCGCAGCAGGCGGCGGCCTCGCAGGAAGTGATGGCCGCGCTGGGCCTGGAAGACTGGCTGGGCCGTGGCCGGCCCGTCTGGGACGCCTGCGCCGGTTATGGCGGCAAGAGCGTGCAATTGCTGGAGCAGGGCGGCGATGTGCGCCTGTGCACGGACCGCAGTTTCTCCCGTCTGCGGCAGGTGCCGGGCCATTGCCGCCGCCTGGGCCTTGTTTTGCCGCATCTGGCCCTGGCCGATGCCTCCCGGCCGCCGGTCTCCCGCTGGCAGGGCGGCATCATCGCCGATGTGCCGTGCAGCGGGCTGGGCGTGCTGGCCCGCCGTCCCGACCTGCGCCGCCGCCCCCGGACGGCCCTTGCCGGGCACGCCGAGCTGCAACGGGCCATCCTCAAGGCGCTGGCCGCGCGTCTGGAGCCCGGCGCCGAGCTGGCCTACATCACCTGCACCCTGCATCCGCTGGAGAACGAGCAGGCCGTGGACTGGCTGCTGGCGGAAGACAGCGGCCTGGAGCGCCTCGTGCAGTGGCAGACGCCCCACGACCACCCCTGGCTGGAAGGCATGTTCGCCGCGCGCCTGCGGCGGCGTGGGTAG
- a CDS encoding heavy metal translocating P-type ATPase, translating to MLADVKEWLREEPRQALALGISAVALILSFLEVVPGPVDPAWLAVLLCGVPIIKEGAEGLFTRFDIKADVLVSMALLASVIIGEIFAAGEVAFIMQLGALLEERTVAKARAGIERLVHLTPRTARRLDGTAESIIPAEEVRVDDLLRVLPGETIPVDGIIVSGQTAIDQSVMTGESLPVDKGPGDAVSSGTVNQFGAFDMRAVKVGEDSSLQRMIRLVQSADAGKARIVSLADRWATWIVVTALTAAAGTWIVTGEVLRAVTILVVFCPCALVLATPTAIMAAIGNATRHGVLVKEGDALERLARVRVVAFDKTGTLTRGTPGVVHVHSALPELAPQRLHVLTAAAERRSEHPLGKAIVRDAGTRDIPEAEDFRMLPGRGVSARVDGHALLAGNPALLQDNGIDLSPTDRDAAQRALDAGQSLVYVALDGRFAGFIALADSLRGTAAATLQGLRDAGVSTMLLTGDNEAAARSVSAGLALDGVRANCLPADKLAWIADSQRQERPVCMIGDGINDAPALKKAFVGVAMGGIGSDIAVDAADMALVHDDIRELPHIFALSRRMMRTITLNLSFSMILNFAAIFLAMGGLLSPVLGALVHNAGSVLVIINSALLLNWRHKTAGR from the coding sequence ATGCTGGCAGACGTCAAGGAATGGCTCAGGGAAGAACCCCGGCAGGCACTGGCCCTGGGCATCTCGGCAGTGGCCCTGATCCTGAGTTTTCTGGAAGTTGTCCCCGGTCCTGTGGACCCGGCCTGGCTGGCCGTGCTGCTGTGCGGCGTGCCCATCATCAAGGAAGGCGCCGAAGGCCTGTTCACGCGCTTCGACATCAAGGCCGACGTGCTGGTCTCCATGGCCCTGCTGGCGTCCGTCATCATCGGCGAGATCTTCGCCGCCGGTGAGGTGGCCTTCATCATGCAGCTGGGCGCCCTGCTGGAGGAACGCACCGTGGCCAAGGCCCGGGCGGGCATCGAGCGGCTGGTGCACCTGACCCCGCGCACGGCCCGGCGCCTGGACGGCACGGCCGAGAGCATCATCCCCGCCGAAGAAGTGCGCGTGGACGACCTGCTGCGCGTGCTGCCCGGCGAGACCATCCCCGTGGACGGCATCATCGTCAGCGGCCAGACGGCCATCGACCAGTCGGTCATGACCGGCGAGTCCCTGCCCGTGGACAAGGGCCCCGGCGATGCGGTGTCCAGCGGCACGGTGAACCAGTTCGGGGCTTTCGACATGCGCGCCGTCAAGGTGGGCGAGGACAGCTCCCTGCAGCGCATGATCCGCCTCGTGCAGTCCGCCGACGCGGGCAAGGCCCGCATCGTGAGCCTGGCCGACCGCTGGGCCACCTGGATCGTGGTCACGGCCCTGACCGCCGCTGCGGGCACCTGGATCGTGACAGGCGAAGTGCTGCGCGCCGTGACCATCCTGGTGGTCTTCTGCCCCTGCGCCCTGGTGCTGGCCACGCCCACGGCCATCATGGCTGCCATCGGCAATGCTACCCGCCACGGCGTGCTGGTCAAGGAAGGGGACGCGCTGGAGCGTCTGGCCCGCGTCAGGGTCGTGGCCTTCGACAAGACCGGTACCCTGACCCGGGGCACCCCCGGCGTGGTCCATGTGCACAGCGCCCTGCCCGAACTCGCGCCGCAGCGGCTGCATGTCCTGACCGCGGCCGCGGAGCGGCGCTCCGAACACCCGCTGGGCAAGGCCATCGTGCGGGACGCGGGCACCCGGGACATCCCCGAAGCCGAGGATTTCCGCATGCTGCCCGGGCGCGGTGTCTCCGCCCGTGTGGACGGCCATGCGCTGCTGGCGGGCAACCCTGCCCTGCTGCAGGACAACGGCATCGACCTGTCCCCCACGGACAGGGACGCGGCGCAGCGCGCCCTGGATGCGGGCCAGAGCCTCGTCTATGTGGCCCTGGACGGACGCTTTGCCGGTTTCATCGCCCTGGCCGACAGCCTGCGTGGCACGGCCGCCGCCACCCTGCAGGGACTGCGGGACGCGGGCGTGTCCACCATGCTGCTGACCGGCGACAACGAGGCCGCCGCCCGCAGCGTCAGCGCGGGACTGGCCCTGGACGGCGTGCGTGCCAACTGCCTGCCCGCCGACAAGCTGGCATGGATCGCGGACAGCCAGCGTCAGGAGCGGCCCGTCTGCATGATCGGTGACGGCATCAATGACGCGCCCGCCCTGAAGAAGGCCTTCGTGGGCGTGGCCATGGGCGGCATCGGCAGCGACATCGCCGTGGATGCCGCCGACATGGCCCTGGTGCATGACGACATCAGGGAACTGCCGCACATCTTCGCCCTGTCCCGGCGCATGATGCGCACCATCACCCTCAATCTGTCCTTCTCCATGATCCTCAATTTCGCGGCCATCTTCCTGGCCATGGGCGGCCTGCTCTCGCCGGTGCTGGGCGCCCTCGTCCACAATGCCGGTTCGGTGCTGGTCATCATCAATTCAGCACTGCTCCTGAACTGGCGGCACAAGACGGCCGGAAGGTAG
- a CDS encoding metal-sensing transcriptional repressor has protein sequence MRQCMDAENLHRRMRKLMGQLQAIDQMIDKDVPCEDILIQINAVKGALHRVGQIVLEGHLQHCVRDGIEHGDADATIAAFAKAVEHFSRRS, from the coding sequence ATGCGACAATGCATGGATGCGGAAAACCTGCACCGCCGGATGAGGAAGCTCATGGGCCAGTTGCAGGCCATCGACCAGATGATCGACAAGGATGTGCCCTGCGAGGACATCCTCATCCAGATCAACGCGGTCAAGGGCGCCCTGCACCGGGTGGGCCAGATCGTGCTGGAAGGCCATTTGCAGCACTGTGTGCGCGACGGCATCGAACACGGGGATGCCGACGCCACCATCGCGGCCTTTGCCAAGGCCGTGGAACATTTTTCCCGCCGCAGCTAG
- the def gene encoding peptide deformylase, producing MILDIVTYPAASLKEKCVPVTEITDEIRQLAADMLETMYEAPGVGLAAPQVGRNIRMLVMDPAAQDEEKQPRVVINPELTLSEETVLSRQEGCLSVPLNYRADVQRAERVHLRYMDLDGKIVEEDLDGFAAIVIQHEADHLDGTLFIDRIGRLRRSLYDTRVKKWLKRKG from the coding sequence ATGATTCTGGATATTGTGACCTATCCCGCTGCCAGCCTGAAGGAAAAATGCGTGCCCGTGACGGAGATCACCGACGAGATCCGCCAGCTGGCCGCCGACATGCTGGAGACCATGTACGAGGCCCCCGGCGTGGGGCTGGCCGCGCCGCAGGTGGGCCGTAATATCCGCATGCTGGTCATGGATCCCGCCGCGCAGGACGAGGAGAAGCAGCCCCGGGTCGTCATCAACCCCGAACTGACCCTGAGCGAGGAGACCGTGCTCAGCCGTCAGGAAGGCTGCCTCTCCGTGCCCCTCAACTACCGGGCCGACGTGCAGCGCGCCGAGCGCGTGCACCTGCGTTACATGGATCTGGACGGCAAGATCGTGGAAGAGGACCTGGACGGCTTTGCGGCCATCGTCATCCAGCATGAGGCCGACCATCTGGACGGCACCCTCTTCATCGACCGCATCGGCCGCCTGCGCCGTTCCCTGTACGACACCCGGGTGAAGAAATGGCTCAAGCGCAAAGGATAG
- the fmt gene encoding methionyl-tRNA formyltransferase — MAQAQRIVFMGTPDLAAAVLRRLVRWPGGDVVAVYTQPDRPAGRGHKLTPSPVKKLALELGLPVHQPLNFRQEGAVDELAALKPDLLVVAAYGLILPQAVLDIPTVDTLNVHTSLLPRYRGAAPIQRAVMENWQPGDVTGVSIMRIVPALDAGPVYAQCEVPIGEHTAGSLHDALAEAGGELLVTVLDKLRDGSAQPREQDESRVTYAAKLTKEDGYIDWDRPAAEVHARIRGVTPWPGARLQARFDGQDELLPLLLQPGRVDEPCDGVRPGSLRTDKKGLCVACADRWYRLLVVRPQGRKDMEAAAFVNGHLRPARHGVCGMAVPFAE, encoded by the coding sequence ATGGCTCAAGCGCAAAGGATAGTCTTCATGGGGACCCCGGACCTGGCCGCCGCCGTGCTGCGGCGGCTGGTCCGGTGGCCCGGCGGCGACGTGGTGGCCGTCTATACCCAGCCTGACCGGCCCGCCGGCCGGGGCCACAAGCTGACGCCCTCGCCGGTGAAAAAGCTGGCCCTGGAGCTGGGCCTGCCCGTGCACCAGCCCCTGAATTTCCGTCAGGAAGGCGCGGTGGACGAGCTGGCCGCCCTCAAACCCGACCTGCTGGTGGTGGCCGCCTACGGCCTCATCCTGCCGCAGGCCGTGCTGGACATCCCCACGGTGGACACCCTCAACGTCCACACCTCCCTGCTGCCGCGTTACCGCGGCGCCGCGCCCATCCAGCGCGCCGTCATGGAGAACTGGCAGCCCGGGGACGTGACGGGCGTGTCCATCATGCGCATCGTGCCTGCCCTCGACGCCGGGCCGGTCTATGCCCAGTGCGAGGTGCCCATCGGCGAGCATACGGCGGGCAGCCTGCATGACGCCCTGGCCGAAGCCGGGGGCGAGCTGCTGGTCACGGTACTGGATAAGCTCCGCGACGGCAGCGCCCAGCCCCGGGAACAGGACGAGAGCCGCGTCACCTATGCCGCCAAGCTGACCAAGGAAGACGGCTATATCGACTGGGATCGTCCGGCCGCCGAGGTCCACGCCCGCATCCGCGGCGTGACGCCCTGGCCCGGCGCGCGGCTCCAGGCCCGTTTCGACGGGCAGGACGAGCTGCTGCCCCTGCTGCTCCAGCCCGGCCGCGTGGACGAACCCTGCGACGGTGTGCGGCCCGGCAGTTTGCGCACGGACAAGAAGGGGCTGTGCGTGGCCTGTGCCGACCGCTGGTACCGCCTGCTGGTGGTGCGCCCCCAGGGCCGCAAGGACATGGAGGCCGCGGCCTTCGTCAACGGCCATCTGCGCCCGGCGCGGCATGGCGTGTGCGGCATGGCCGTGCCTTTTGCCGAGTAG